In the genome of Crassostrea angulata isolate pt1a10 chromosome 6, ASM2561291v2, whole genome shotgun sequence, the window GAGAGCATTATAGGAACTGTATTATATTTGAATGTTAATTCACGTTCCAGTTAGTTCAAAACCAATGGAAGTCAACAGTTAGGTTGAGAATGAAAATAAGGCCAGAAACgacaaaacaatttgaaatacaCACTGTTTGCATAACAGAGTTAATGCTAAATAagtgtaataaaaatacatgtatcaaataaagaaatttatatacacatgtatatattttttctcatcCAAGGCGCACCACTCTTTCTTAATTactgtatatatacaattttacgtaTATATTTCTTACAAGTACTTCTCATAGACTACATGCATCTTGGTCGAAAGATAAAAAGAGGTCAAATtagtaataaaaatcaaatagatCATTTTTTCTTCTACGTAAAACATTTGTCTAACGTAGTTTTATTACCAAAAGACCAACAACAATCAAAAGCTATTCATAACGAAAGATTCATAACACTAATAAAAATCGACTAGTAATATACCTAATTGAACATCGAATTCAAATCTTCTGATCATCAGATTAAAAACCGTGTGAAGATTCCAGAATTATTGCTATAATTTATGATAATAACGAGCGACCTGACAGTCCATGTAACAGTCCATCACACATCAATAAGCGATCAAAGTTTATCCACCTCCAGTGTCGCCCGGCCTTTTTGCTCTGTCCACTGTGacataatttgtaaaaaggTATATAAAGCAGGCCACTTCAGGACAAAATCATAAACCTCTTATTccagactttttttttacagatctAGAATAGCCATTCAAGGTAAGAGATATTCGTTtcgtttttattcttttttcacaATACTATCTTCCACTAAAAAATAAGTCACCAATTAATGgtattttaaaggaaaattaacgttgattttcttttttttagatgAGACCCCAAACTCTGGCTCTGCTTTTTGCACTTGTATGCTGTAGTGAAGCCATACCAAAATCCATGAAATATTACAGTACGTTTatctttttatatcattattttggTTCATATGGGAATGCATTCTATGCTTCAGATTTTACCTCTCATTTCTTACTTATTAAGAAAAACACTCTCGTATGTCATCACCAATGGGAGGCTCGATGATGGCGTCAGAACCCACCATGGCTATGCAGGACTCTATTATTCCGGCATCCTCTATGGGTAACAATATGGCTACCAATGCAATGGCAAACGCAATGGCCAATGCTATGACGTCACCTTCCGCCGAGATGACGGGAACAATGAATCCGGCCAGCGCCATGATGAGCGGCTCTTCAACACCCCTCCTAAGAGACGCCGCTCAGCTAGCCATGATGACAGGTACATCTATGCCCGTGATCACACAAATGATGACAACATCACCCACGATGCGCACCGTACTGTCCATGATGTCAAAACTAGCAGAAAATGTGATGAATTCCAGACGCATGATGTCAATGATGTCCCAAATGATGTCAACAAACCCCATGATGTCCTCAAGTCCCATGATGTCTATGGCATCCACTAACCCTATGATGTCTGCCATGTCATCAACTAACCCCATGATGTCTTCCAGTCCATTGATGTCATTGATGAGCCCCATGTCAGAAACCATGTCTCCTTCCATGATGTCCATGACATCTAGTCCCATGATGGAAGCCATGATGATGCCGTCCAGTTCAATGATGCAGGGCAATTTCTTCACACCAAGTGCAAGACGAGCCATGAATAAATACAGCTACAGTAAATATTACTAAGATTCTGCTTAGTGTTGAAATGATAATGTTTTGATGTATGATTGTGAATGAGAGAGTTAAATTATATTGACGAAACTGTTATTCGACAGTATCTTAATAAAAGACGTGTTTGAATGTAAATCACGAGTTTTTGTTTTTCCCTcaaatatactgaattttactAAATTCACGAAAATCGATATTCACGAACATTGATAAAACACAGTACTCTGATAATTAAGCTCTGAAGATGTTCTAAAAACTACAACATTCTGAAACCCTCTGACTCTATGTAAAGATAACGTATGTTACAATATGTTAAGGGAATGACTTAATGAATGAAATACTGGTAAGATTTGAGCATGCACAGAATAGTATGTGATATAAAGTATGATTACGTTTGAATACTCACACTCATGAGTTAAAATTAACGGGCATCCGTGACTTTACGTTAAAAAACTTTGGTTCTAGTGTTTACATTCTCATTGTATGGAATACTCTGGCATAACAAACCACTCTGAGATATATGCTACACTCTAATAGTATGGAACTCCATGACATATGCATTGGCATACACAAGATGCAATGATGCAGCCTGGCACCATGATATACATCTATGATACATAACTTACACTATTTGTACTTAACCTATACTCTGACTCGGTATCACATTCTGACACATTACTTGACTTTATAAAATTCAGACACTTTGCTACACGTTGACCTAATGTCGCATTTCAATACGACAATTAATATTTCTTTGACTTATGACTATGATACACTTTGATACACCTAGTACTATGATACTCTCTAAAAGTGCAATGCACTATCGCGCACTTTAAACGGATAGACCCCTGTAATCATACGGCGCACTCTCGCAATACGAACCACTTTGGTAAATTTTGACGTTAGAATATGAAATGAACCACTGTGATACTATTCCACACCTTGACACTAAGGATAAGGAATGAAACTATTTATCAAACTGCAGTAAATGATAATAATATTGCACAATAGTATCAACTATGACACCATGATACACTCTAACGCTTAAGGATGAAACTATTTACTAGTATATGATTGCATTACATGATACACTACATTGCTCTGGTACAACCAAACACTTTTATCTAAAATGAAAGTTATATCATGAAACACTTTGGCACTCTTTGACGAACCATGACAATTTTATCCACTGCAATGCAATTTTCGATCAGTAAAGCAGACATTTTAATGTCGACTTTAACCATTATTTGACCGATTTGTTAGTAGATAACCTGGGCTGATTTTACCAGGGTTCCGTCTTGTCTGATTTACAAGTAATATAGGTTATAGGTACACATCTAGATAAATCTGGATAAGCAAGTCCTATATTAACCTTTTGTATTTCATAAGTCTGTGGGCTATTTCGCCAATTTCTGAAATGTAGCCAaacatttgataataaaaacagaaatcctgtaaatatttttattcacatacatgtacatataccatTTACATATGATTGAAACACCATTCACTCGTGTATACTCTTGTCGATCATTGAAGGCTTTGCAACGAAGAGCGTATGCACGCCcagaaattttaaaagtaaaggtCCTCTGAAACCAACTTAGTAAACCATAATGAATTCATTTTCATTGCCAGGATTTTTTGTTCTtccctaaaaaaaaacaaactaacaaaaaaaaaccaaaaaaactaaaacaaaaacaaacaaaaaatcccccaaaaatgaagaacaaaaaacaagacaaaataaaacttcaatttatCATTCATGGTTCTACATGAATCCAGTGTTCAGATGTATCATAAAGAAGAAAACCCGAAAACGATGTCCACGGACCGTCCAAATGAACTCCAGGGTCGTGAAGGTGAACTTTGACCCACACCACATCACCCACTTCTAAAGCGACCACAGCCATATTGGAACCAGATCCGTATCCCGTTCCGTCGCCAGCATAAATGTTACAGAAGTTTACGCCATTCCGTACAATTAATGCTTCCAGCTTCTTTCCTAGAAATGTGAGAACATTAGCAAAGAAAACGTATATTCCTTTTACAGGAGCTGTAAACTTTCCGTTGTGTTTGTTATAAGCATTTAGAGAATTGACATGGATGTTATCATACACCAAAACTTGACTGTTGTGGATACTGGCTATGTCGTTGCCATTCATCACGGCATAAAATGCTACAGGGGAAGTAGTTGACGGTCCAGCAGGAGAACTTAACGTACTGCGTTTGGTCATCTCGACATGCCTCAAGCGCTCGTTTGGACTATTTTTATCTAAGGTTATATTTTCTATCTGTTTAATAAGATTTTCGTTCTCAAGTCGAAGCTTCAAGTTATCTTGTTCCATTTTCTTCCCCTGTTCAAGGCTCACACTCAGCTTTTCTTTAAACTCAACAAGTTCATTTTGCATCAAATGTTGGGTATCGCGCATCGATGCAATTTCCTCCCTCAAAACGTTAAATTCCTCTAAAACTTTCTGTATAATCGCCTCAGAATATTCTTTTATCTCTCCCTCTTCTGCATTCTTCTGAAAATCTGCTCTATTGAACGCAGTTTTATCCAAGAGAAGAACCCACAACAGAAAGACCGTTGTCAGCTCCATTGCTTTCAAGAAGGTATAGAGACCAAGAAGAGATAACCTTTTACTACGCAGCAATACACACTGCATGTGGAAATGCATTATCTTTGATAGCAGTATCTTATCatccatatatatataaggcaaTTACATAATACCCCTGCAATGTTTAATGTCTCTTCATTTGGAACCCTGTAGTTGTTCAGTCTTATCATAAGGCGAATAGTATTGCGATTTATAACCACTATTAGAAGCAATTACATCTACATATGGATGAAATGGAAAACAACAACATGTTCTTATTCCGTGGCATTCATGTTTTGATTGTTATTCGCAGCAGTCTTAATTCTTAAAAGCATGATCGAATTGACTTGATAACTCACTCCTCAAAATGGACATAAATAAAGGGTACCATTACTGTTCACTGAAAGTGATTTACCTAAAAATGACTATAAAGTTAAACTTGGATTAacttactttatatatatatatatatatatatatatatatatatatatatatatatatatatatatatatatatatatatatatatatatatataaagttcatTTTTTGGGGATGGGTTTATATTATTCAGGCATATGGAAGATACATAGCTGTGTTAattgattgtttatttgtaGTTGTTATAATTTAACTCTAaggaaattttcaaaataaatcattgtcaacggaacttttcattaaaaaatattataaagttcTGCTAAAGCTCAGTGTTTATAATTTTGGGACAAGGAGGccgtgaaaatatttttttttcaaaaccgcACAATTTccaaatagaaccattttaagaaGTCCTTGCACTTTCGGTAGGATGTAAGTTAACCATGTACGGACACAAACCTTGGATCGAACaactttggttaaaaatatacaaaataaaaatctgcATGCGCTCATGTGTTGTTTCGTTATCTATGAATTAGAACTAAGgagttttatcattattaacaaTTTGACAGTCACGTTGTCTAAGAAatacacatttacatgtatatataggcATCGTAAAATGGCGTCAAATACACcatcattgaaaatttagtAACAAAGATTTTACACAAAAGCATTAGATCTATTTTAATGCTGTGCATTAGTGAAAATGCACCCTCTACCTAAAAAATTAGAAAGAAGTAAGTTTTGATGTCAAAGTCATTTTTGCTCCATATACTCATTTCACTATGGATCGGacacaaattaaccatgcattGGACAGTTTTCAatgcatgatttttttcttctaataattAATATGTTAGGTACCAATTCCTTGTGGCATACTTTAAATGTAGGCtatagtaaaatataaaattaagaaatagtTGATACAAACATTCAAAATTCGAATTTTATGGATAGTGCCTTTTAAATCCAACGTTCATGTAGGCGCTGGCACGATAAAACACCTCATTATGaatattcctttaaacagaagAAGTATAGTCTTAATTCCTGATTGTAGATGTCGaggatttaaaataaaataaatctgaaTAGCAATATTGATTAGATTTCTTTTCCCGAACCTCTGTATTTTCACATTAAAGCcagaaaattttgttatttttaatctctactgTATAGCTGTCCGATAGTATTGCCCGATCCATGTTGAAATACTAGTAGTTCAACActtcattaatttgctttatGCATTTGCACTATTTTTCTCCAATACTCATGAAAGGGAAAAACATGAATCTTTTacaacaagttttatttatattaggACTAAAATTGATGCGTTATCAAAGAGAAAAATCAAAGGGTGTCCGATGGATGGTGAAACGACATAGGACCATTTTAataagaccttggacttttggtaggaTGAAACTATCCTTTTCTTGCGTCAacaaataaggaataaggattcattctttgagtaatatgaggtgataattttggtcggggcgtgatcaaatccaataacggctttatgatagatttgaccgaaatcatcacctcataatattcaaaatgattccttattacttatatttatataattctaAACCATCGTaggattaaatatttatatattaataagcaaaccccgctggcgcttcaatttggcgtcatttgaagttatagGTTATATATTTCGAAATCGATACGTACTtatatcacaggcaaagacactggataatgtagatatgttaaaatgTCGCaagtttcaagtgaaatatacacagattgcgtaGTTTTGAGTCAAAAACCTCACAAatcctgttgatttcaaagaacaatgttatgaattttataaacaaccgtCCTGCTTCCAACATTGTCTTTCATGCTCCATTTTTGTGTCAATGACAAATGAGCGGACATTAAACCCAATGATGAAGAAATTttattgcaagaaaaaaaattcgaagtttttttttttgtcgaaGAAATAAAAAGTGTATATATCATGCCTAACGATGTCAATTAATTCTTCATCtatcattaatttatttgtttgtttgttttatataaaaggtgaacgattaaaatgttttattacctGTGTAGAATAAGAATTAACAGGTAGGTTCTAAAACtcatttaatgttaaaattctACATCGTTTTTCCATAAAGCAGACCTGTGTTCCTTAAACTATTTCAAGTAAAACTGAGAATTGAACTgcatgaattaaaatatttttttatgtttttctctTGAATAGATTTAGacaaaataattagatttaaaattcatttttgttcaCGACGATTGTGTCaatgaattaaagaaaatgcatgtatacatatatatctcaggaaatgcatatatttacattactgGTATCTTTATCGAAATCTTGACGATGTTAGGAAGGGTCAATTTTAAAGAGTCTGTCATGTTCAAAATTgtacattatattttatatgatatgacaAGATTACTTATTCTAAG includes:
- the LOC128190267 gene encoding uncharacterized protein LOC128190267 yields the protein MRPQTLALLFALVCCSEAIPKSMKYYKKHSRMSSPMGGSMMASEPTMAMQDSIIPASSMGNNMATNAMANAMANAMTSPSAEMTGTMNPASAMMSGSSTPLLRDAAQLAMMTGTSMPVITQMMTTSPTMRTVLSMMSKLAENVMNSRRMMSMMSQMMSTNPMMSSSPMMSMASTNPMMSAMSSTNPMMSSSPLMSLMSPMSETMSPSMMSMTSSPMMEAMMMPSSSMMQGNFFTPSARRAMNKYSYSKYY
- the LOC128190575 gene encoding uncharacterized protein LOC128190575; translated protein: MELTTVFLLWVLLLDKTAFNRADFQKNAEEGEIKEYSEAIIQKVLEEFNVLREEIASMRDTQHLMQNELVEFKEKLSVSLEQGKKMEQDNLKLRLENENLIKQIENITLDKNSPNERLRHVEMTKRSTLSSPAGPSTTSPVAFYAVMNGNDIASIHNSQVLVYDNIHVNSLNAYNKHNGKFTAPVKGIYVFFANVLTFLGKKLEALIVRNGVNFCNIYAGDGTGYGSGSNMAVVALEVGDVVWVKVHLHDPGVHLDGPWTSFSGFLLYDTSEHWIHVEP